Proteins from a genomic interval of Papaver somniferum cultivar HN1 chromosome 4, ASM357369v1, whole genome shotgun sequence:
- the LOC113272159 gene encoding F-box/kelch-repeat protein At3g06240-like: protein MLPEINTDYSYVDDVLWTSGFGYVSATAEYKVVRIYKLKNKFVEVCIYTLGGGNGWRNLGKFDPSFSPSDWEQDVFANGALHWMGDELEIIVTFNLAEEKFCQHLSPPPLPPNGCWSLNRIGVFDGILFFASYGRGNKSDDLWLLKKKNGNDGIKEGEEHLSLGWSKEFRVVHSTKLLAVTKSGGILTYIDLFLYICNPKTLKLKRLFDFKERILVVFPHKNTLVSLKEIGEEDTKIMESIIEETESHDQPLLQL, encoded by the coding sequence ATGCTTCCAGAAATCAACACAGATTATTCTTATGTTGATGATGTTTTGTGGACGAGTGGATTTGGCTATGTTTCTGCAACCGCCGAGTACAAAGTGGTAAGAATATATAAGTTGAAGAACAAGTTTGTAGAAGTCTGCATATACACTTTGGGCGGTGGCAATGGATGGAGAAACCTTGGAAAGTTCGATCCTTCTTTCAGCCCGTCTGATTGGGAACAAGATGTTTTTGCCAATGGAGCTCTACATTGGATGGGCGACGAACTAGAAATAATTGTGACTTTCAATTTGGCTGAGGAAAAGTTTTGCCAACATCTTTCACCACCTCCTTTGCCACCAAACGGTTGTTGGTCTCTGAATAGAATAGGGGTTTTCGATGGGATTTTGTTTTTTGCTTCTTATGGCcgaggaaacaagtctgatgactTGTGGctattaaaaaagaagaatggtAATGATGGCATCAAAGAGGGAGAGGAACATCTGTCTTTGGGTTGGAGTAAAGAGTTTAGGGTTGTTCACAGTACCAAATTGTTAGCTGTTACGAAGAGCGGCGGTATTTTAACATACATTGATTTGTTTCTCTACATTTGCAACCCAAAAACTTTAAAGTTGAAAAGGCTTTTTGATTTTAAGGAACGGATTTTGGTAGTATTCCCTCACAAGAACACCTTAGTTTCACTGAAAGAAATAGGGGAAGAAGATACAAAGATAATGGAGTCGATTATTGAGGAGACGGAAAGCCATGATCAGCCTTTGTTGCAGCTGTAG